In one window of Haloimpatiens sp. FM7315 DNA:
- a CDS encoding collagen-like protein, which produces MSFHNIKNKDFMSCPKPLTCQMGPTGAIGATGPIGFTGPDGATGPTGIIGIIGVAGNQGPTGPMGPTGPTGLIGPTGPTGPTGSTGLIGPTGPTSLQGPTGITGPTGLIGPTGPTGPMGPTGSTGPSPLPALTVIADNLENTTINNLDIIPLNTLINDQGSPDISFNNIDGNIVLSSPGTYYFSFWVTIASNETPASELRVSLLSSGGFTTASLISTVIDTDAIPNQIVGSGIFTVSSAPTTIGLVNLSGVDITIQSTAVQASVSVFKN; this is translated from the coding sequence TTGAGTTTTCATAATATAAAAAATAAAGATTTTATGTCCTGTCCTAAACCCTTAACATGCCAAATGGGTCCTACTGGGGCAATTGGAGCAACCGGACCTATAGGGTTTACTGGACCTGATGGAGCTACTGGCCCTACTGGGATTATTGGGATTATTGGTGTCGCTGGTAATCAAGGGCCTACTGGGCCTATGGGGCCTACGGGACCTACTGGATTAATTGGGCCTACTGGTCCTACTGGGCCTACTGGGTCTACTGGTTTAATTGGGCCTACTGGGCCTACTTCTTTACAAGGGCCTACGGGAATTACGGGACCTACTGGTTTAATTGGGCCTACTGGGCCTACTGGGCCTATGGGGCCTACGGGTTCTACTGGGCCGTCACCTTTACCAGCATTAACTGTTATTGCTGATAATTTGGAAAACACTACAATAAATAACTTAGATATTATACCATTAAATACGTTAATAAATGACCAAGGTTCACCTGACATTAGCTTTAATAACATTGATGGCAATATAGTTTTAAGTTCACCTGGAACCTATTATTTCTCATTTTGGGTTACAATCGCTAGTAATGAAACTCCAGCTTCTGAACTAAGAGTATCTTTACTTTCATCAGGTGGCTTTACAACAGCTTCATTAATTAGTACTGTAATTGATACTGATGCCATTCCAAATCAAATAGTAGGAAGTGGTATTTTCACTGTAAGTTCTGCCCCTACTACTATTGGATTAGTAAATTTAAGTGGTGTAGATATCACAATTCAAAGTACCGCCGTACAAGCATCTGTGTCAGTATTTAAAAATTAA